GCCATGACCAACGCCGAAGGACTGCGCGGCCAGATCGCCGGCCAGACCGCCCTCTGTACCGTGGACAAGACCGGCTCCGGCCTTAGCTACCGGGGTTACGATATTGAAGCGCTGGCGGCCCATGCCGAGTTTGAGGAAGTGGCGTTTTTGCTGCTGAAGGGAAGCCTGCCCAATGGCGGCGAACTGGCCGCCTTCAAGACCCGGCTGCGCGCCAACCGGGGCCTGCCGGCGGCGCTGCGCACCGTGCTGGAGCAGATTCCGGCCTCGGCCCACCCCATGGATGTGCTGCGTACCGGCTGCTCCATGCTGGGCAACCTGGAAACCGAGCGTGCATTCAGCGAGCAGCAGCAGGCCGCCGAGCGGCTGCTGGCCCTGCTGCCGTCCATGCTGTGTTACTGGTATCGCCATGCCCATGACGGTGAACGTATCGACACCGCCCTGGATGACGACAGCCTGGGTGGTCATTTTCTGCACATGCTGCGGGGGCGGACGCCGTCGACGCTGGACGTGCAGGTGATGCACTGTTCCCTGGTGCTTTATGCCGAGCACGAGTTCAATGCCTCCACCTTTGCCGCCAGGGTGTGCGCCTCTACCCTGACCGATCTGCACTCGGCGGTGACCGCCGCCATCGGCACCCTGCGCGGTCCGCTGCACGGCGGCGCCAACGAGGCGGCCATGGCCATGCTGGCGCAGTGGAGCAGCCCCGATGAGGCAGAAGCCGCCCTGCTCGAGATGCTGGCGCGCAAGGAAAAGGTCATGGGTTTTGGTCATGCGGTATACACCCGTAAGGATCCCCGCAACGCCATTATCAGATCCTGGGCCAAAAAGCTGGGTGAAGCGGTGGGCGACCGGGTGCTGTATCCGGTGTCGGAGCGGGTGGAGCAGGTGATGTGGCGAGAGAAAAAGCTGTTTGCCAACGCCGACTTTTATCATGCCAGCGCCTATCACTTCATGGGCATTCCCACCGGGTTGTTCACCCCCCTGTTCGTGCTCAGCCGAGTGACCGGCTGGAGTGCCCACATCATGGAGCAGCGGGCCCACAACCGCATTATTCGTCCCGGCGCCGACTATGTGGGCCCGGCCCGCCGGGCCTGGGTGCCCATCGACAAGCGCTGAGACTAGCAGGGGCTGGGGGAACACACACATTTCCACCCAATCCCCGCGGTAAGCAAGGAGCCGAGCCATGCACAGTACCGTGAACAGCAACCGGCGCACCGCCCCCGACGCGCTGCTGGTGCACATCGCCGATTATGTGGCGGGCTCCCTGTGCGGCAGCCCGGAGGCGCGGCGCACCGCCCGCCACTGCCTGATGGATACCCTGGGCTGTGGCCTGCTGGCGCTGCGCTTTCCCGAATGCACCAAGCTGCTGGGGCCCCCGGTGCCGGGCATGCATGTGCGCCACGGTGCCCGGGTGCCCGGCACCTCCCACGAGCTGGATCCGGTGACTGCCGCCTTTAACATTGGCTGTCTTGTGCGCTGGCTCGACTTCAACGACACCTGGCTGGCCGCCGAATGGGGCCACCCGTCCGACAACCTGGGCGCCATTCTGGCCACCGCCGACTACCTCAGCCGGGTGGCGGTGGCCGAGGGGCGGGCGCCGCTCACCATGGGCGAGGTGCTTACCGCCATGATCAAGGCCCACGAAATTCAGGGCGTGCTGGCCCTGAACAACAGTTTCAACCGGGTGGGACTGGATCATGTGTTGCTGGTGCGGGTGGCGTCCACCGCCGTGGTTACCCGCCTGCTGGGCGGCGGCCATGGACAGATTGTGGATGCCCTGTCTCAGGCCTGGGCCGACGGGGCGGCGCTGCGTGTTTACCGCCACGGGCCCAATACCGGCTCGCGCAAGTCCTGGGCGGCGGGGGATGCCACCGCCCGGGCGGTACGGCTGGCCATGCTCACCCTGCAAGGGGAGGCGGGCATGCCATCGGTGCTGAGCGCGCCCCAGTGGGGCTTTCAGGAGGTGCTGTTTGCAGGCAGGCCCGTCACCCTGAGCCAGCCGCTGGGCAGCCATGTAATGGAAAACGTGCTGTTCAAGCTGAGCTATCCCGCCGAGTTCCATGCCCAGACCGCGGTGGAGTGCGCGGTGCAATTACACCCGCAGGTGGCGGACCGGATCGAGGAGATCGACCGTATCGAGCTTGCCACCCAGGAGCCGGCCATGCGCATCATCGCCAAGACCGGCCCCCTGGCCAATCCGGCGGATCGCGACCACTGCCTGCAATACATGGTGGCGGTGGCACTGTTGTACGGCACTCTCACCGCCGAGCACTACGAAGACGCCTTTCATCAGGGAGATGCGCGCATCGACGTGCTGCGCAACAAGATGCGGGTGGCGGAGGAGCCGCGCTACAGCGCCGACTACCTGCAGCCGGACAAGCGCTCCATTGCCAACGCCATTCAGGTGTTCTTTAAGGATGGCAGCCACACCGGGCGGGTGGAGGTGGAATACCCCCTCGGCCACCGTCGCCGCCGGCACGATGGCATACCGGTGCTGGAGCAAAAATTTCTGCACCATCTGCACACTCGTTTTCCCCGGGCGCAAAGCCGGCGCATTATTGACCTGTGCCAGGATCAGACCCGGCTGGAGGCGACCACGGTCAATGCGTTCATGGATCTGTGGGTAATCAACTGAGCCCGAAAGGGTAAGCCTCACTTCGGCTTCACCATGCCGGCCTCTGCGCCGGCCTTTTTATTGGTGTGTTACCGCTGTTACCAAAACCGTGACTCACATCACATATGAAAAGCATCAACAAATTTGCATTTTATTGTTAACGATTTTGGTGGTACTTTGTTTACCTGTGATTCGGTTGATCATTTACATTCATCCGGATCGGGTAACATTTATCATCAGGCAGTAACAGGGAGAGGCCGCTATGGCTGTACACGAGATGAACAACCCCGAGCTGATGCCGTCCACCGACAAGGACAGAGACATCAATATCTGGGACTTCACCATGCTCTGGGCGGGCATGACCATCAACATGGGGGCCTTTACCATGGGCGCCCAGCTGTATCCGGGCCTGTCGCCCTGGACCATTATCGGCGCCATTCTGGCGGCCTACGCCATCGTCACCAGCATTCTGATCCTGGCCGGTGACATCGGCATTCGTTACGGCATTCCGTTTACCGTTTACATTCGTGGTTGCTTTGGCTACAAGGGCGCCAAGATCCCCGCCGCCTTCCGGGCCATTCCGGCCTGCTTCTGGTTTGGCTTTCAGACCTGGGTGGCGGCGGTGGCCATTGGCAAGGTGCTGGAAATGTGGGTGGGCTACAGCAATACCACCATTCTCATTCTGATCTTCGGCGTGCTGCAGGTGGTGAATGCCATTTACGGCATGAAGGCCATGGCCAAGTTCGACTGGGTGGCCATTCCGGCGCTGACCATTCTGATCGGCCTGGTGACCTTCTGGCTGCTGCAGACCAACAACGCCACCATTGGCGACGTGCTGGCGGCCCCGTCTCTGGACAACGGCTCCTTCCTGTTTGCGGTCATGGCCATTGCCGGTATCTGGATTACCATGGGTCTGAACAGCCCGGATCTGACCCGCAAGCTTGAGCGCTCCCGGGATCACAGCAGCAAGAACTTCTTCGTACGCAACCGCAAGCCCTTTATTGCCCAGCTGGCCGGCCTGATCATCATTGGCTCCGGCATTCTGATGGTGGGCATGATCGGTGGCATTCTCACCGGCACCTGGGACCCCATTGAAATCGTGCTCAACTCCATGAGCTCCCCCGTGGTGCTGATCCTGAGCATGCTGACCATCGCCTTCGCCCAGTGGTCCACCAATACCGTGGCCAACCTGATGCCGTCGGCGTTGATCCTGATGAACGTGTTCCCGCGCATGAGCTTTGCCAAGGGCGTGTCCATCTCCGGTGTGATTGGTCTGCTGATGATGCCCTGGCTGTTCGCCGACAACCTGCTGTGGTTCAGCGTGGTCACCTCCGGCCTGCTGGGTCCGGTAGCGGGTATCATGCTGGCCGACTTCTACCTGCTGCGCCGTGGCCGCATTCGGGTGGAAGACTTCTACGACCCCAAGGGCCCCTTTGTTTACCAGAATAACTACAACCTGCGGGCCTTCCTGGTATACGGCGTGTCTTTCGTGTGCAGCCTGATCTTTGTGGACATGGCCTTCTTTGTGGGCCTGGTGATCAGCGTGGTGGGTTACACCCTGCTGATGAAACCCCTTGCCAAGCCGGCCGAGCTGCCCGAGGTGGCCGCCGAATCCTGAGCATTCCGCTGTTAATCGTGTGCTTTTGGCCCCGCTGTGCGGGGTCTTTTTTGTTGGGGGGAAAATGAGGGAAAGCATCTGGTTCCCACGGAACAGTGGGAACCAGATGGGTCAGTGGGTACCTGCCTCAAGCAGCCGTTGCCGGCAAAAGGCGGTGACAAGCTGCGCCAGTGCCGGGTAGAAGGGACTGGCGGTGGCCTGTTGCCGGCAGCGCTGGCTGAAGGCGGACAGCCAGTTGCACAGCTCCTTTTCCAGAAACTGCGCCAGGCCGGCCAGCACCCGGGCCTGTGCCGGGGCATCCAGCTCGGCGAGCTGGCGGTAGCCGCCGGCAAGGTAATCCAGCATCACCGCCAGGTGATCCGCCGGCTCCCTGAAGTCGGCGGGCAGGGTGACGCCGGCATCCGCCAGCCGGTCCGCCATGCGCCGGGCCGGCCCGGCCATAAAGCCACCGCGCTCGGTGACATAACAGGAGGCATAGGGCGCGGCGCCGTGGCGGGCATCGCTCAAAAACAGGGTGGCGAAGTCCGCCGCCAGCTCCAGCCGGGGGTGCTCAAACAGGCCGAGGCCGGTGATGGCCGCCTGCAGGGCGCCGGCTTCTTCCGTCAGGCCGTCTTCTCTCAGCCAGTCCAGCAGCGGCGCGGCCTCACCGGCCCGGTAGGCGGCCAGGCTGGCGTCGTCCAGCTCCTTGCTCATCAGGGTGGCCAGCCACTGGCACAGCAGCGCCTGCCGTTGCCAGTGCTCGCTGGAATAAAAGGGCAGGGCGGTGCCTGCCTGCGTTGCCTGTGTCATGACACCTCCACCAGTTGCGGGCCGCCAAAGGAAGTGACCGCCGGCGCTTCGCCGGTGAATTTTTCGATGTCCACCAGGCAGGTGTTGGCACTGGGCGCCTGGGCCAGTTTGGAGGTGCCCACATCCAGGGTCAGGGTGTTGGGGTCACCATAGGTATCCAGGGCGCCAATGCTGGCATCCACCGGGCCATACCAGGCGCCTTCGTGAATGCGCACCACCCCGGGCGGGAAATGATCCGACACCCGGGCACCGGCCAGCAACTGGCCCCGGCCGTTGAAGACCCGCACCAGATCGCCGTCGGCAATGCCCCGGGCGGCGGCATCCTCGGGGTTGATGTAAATGGGCTCGCGGCCCTGCACCGTATAGGTGGCGCGGTAGTCGTCCGACTCGCACAACTGGGAATGCAGGCGCTGATCCGGGTGTACCGACTGCAGCCACAGCGGGAATTTGTCGGAGCCCGGTCCGCCGTGGGAGCGCTCGGCCTTTTCCATCCACATGGGGTGGGACTTGCAGTCGTCGTAGCCGTAGCTGCCGATCTTGCGGCTGCTGATCTCGATAAAGCCGGACGGCGTGCCCACGGCGTTCACTTCCGGATCTTCGCGAAAATCGGCATGACGCACCCAGTTTTCACCCTCGCCAAAGTCCACATAGCCGGCTTCCCAGAACTCGTCGAATTCGGGCATGGGGTAGCTGTCCTTGTTGGCCTCTTTGCACTCGTTGTAGAGCTGCATCAGCCACTGGCGTTCGTCTTTCCCTTGAGTGTATTCCTCGTGGCGGCCAAAACGGCGGCACAGATCGGTGAAAATGTCGAAGTCGCTGCGGGAATGGAACAGCGGGTCCACCAGCTTGTGCATGGCCAGCAGGCCGCGCTTCACATAAGAGCCGTAAATGTCGATGTCGTTGCGCTCGAACTGGGTGCAGGCGGGCAGCACCAGATCCGAGAAGCGGCAGGTGGCGTTCCAGGAATAATCGATGGTGACCACGGTTTCCAGCTTGCGGAACGCCTGCTTCATGCGGTTGTGATCCTGGTGGTGATGCCAGGGATTGCAGCCGCTGAACACGCACATTTTCACGTCGGGAAAGATGACCTCGCCGCCGTTGTACTGAATTTTTCCGCCCGGCTCCAGCAGGCAGTCGATCCAGCGGGCCACCGGAATAATGCGGCTGGCCCCCTGAAAGTCTTCGTTATCGTGCACCGGCTTCTTGCCCGGATCCAGGTTGCGGGGGAAGCCGCCCGGAGCGCTGGCCGAGGTGCCGGGCACGCCGATGGAGCTGTAGTGGTGGGCATAGCTGATGCCGCCGCCGGGCAGGCCAATCTGGCCCAGCATGGCGGCCAGCACTGCCCCGGCCCAGTAGGGTTGTTCGCCGTGCTGCTGGCGCTGAATGGCCCAGCCAAACATCAGCTGAGTGCGGCCCGCGGCCAGCAGGCGGGCAAAGTCGCGAATGGCGTCGGCCTCAATGCCGCAGATGGCGGCGGCCCATTCCGGGGTCTTTTCCACCTGGTCTTCGGTCTTGCCCAGCACGTAGTCCATAAAGGGCTCAAAGCCAAGGGTGTAGGTGCCGAGGAATTTTTCATCGTGCAGCTTTTCGCTGTACAGGGTGTGGGCCAGGGCCAGCATAAAGGCCACGTCGGTTTGCGGATGAATGTACTGGTGCTCGCATTCCAGATAGCGCTGGGTCTTGGAGCGCACCGGATCCACGCAAATCACCCGCATATCGCCGCTGGCGACCTTTTCCTTCAGTTGTGCCAGATAGCCGTAGGACTGGTGGGTTTCGCAGTTCCAGCCCACCTGCAGGTTCTTGAACGGATCGTTGGCCCACAGCACCAGGGTGTTGGTGTTTTCCAGGATCAGCGGCCAGGAGGTGCCCTGATCATAGACCTCGGTGGAGCCCAGCACATAGGGCATGATCACCTGGCCGGCGCCGGTGGAGTAGTCGCCCACCTTGTTGACAAAGTTGCCGTGCAGGTTCACGGCCCGCTGCATGTGGCTGCCACAGCTGTGAAACTGGCCGGTCTGGCGCCAGCCGGTGGCACCGGCATACAGCGCCCAGGGACCATACTGGGTCTGTATGCGCTCCAGCTCTTCATAAAACAGGTCCAGGGCTTCGTCCCAGGTGAGCCGCACAAAGCGGTTGTCGCCGCGCCGGGTGGTGTCGCTGTTGTGACGGTTTTTCAGCCAGTCGAGCCGCACCATGGGGTAGCGAATGCGCGACGGGTTGTAAATCAGCCCCTTGATGCCGTTGAGCATGTCGGTAGGGTGCTGATCCAGCTCAAAGGGCCTGACCTCGGTGACCACACCGCCCTTGACCAGCGCCTTGAACGCGCCCCAGTGGGAGCCGGCCATTTTCCAGCTGCCCTCGGCGGTCACCGCCGCCCGGGCGGTACGCACCAGCAAACCGGGGCCAATCAGGGCCGCGGCAGAGCCCGCCGCCAGCCCCTGAAGAAAACGTCTTCTTGAAATTGCCATGCTTGTTCTCTCCTTAATGCGCGCCGTCGGCGAAATCGGACGAATGTTTCTGCAGGTATTTGAGCACCAGCGCCTGAGTGGCGGCGTCCATGTTGGTAAAGCCCACCATGCCCGCGAACATGCCCGGCCAGGTGTTGGCATCGAAGTGCGCCTCGGCGGGCTGGGAGTGGCACACGCTGCAGGCGGTGCGGTAGGTATCCCGGGCGTAGCTCCAGATGTCTTCCGCCTCCGGCAGCAGGGCACCCTGCTCGGCCCACAGCGCCACCTCCACCGGCTCCCAGGGCAGGCCGGTCATGCTGTCGACCTTGGCGTCGTCCAGCACCTTCACCAGGGCCTCGTCCTGGGCCATGTCCTTTTCCAGCACCAGGCTGGTGATGTTCATGCCAAAGTCTTCATACAGCACCCGGCCAAAGCCCCGGGTCTTGCGCCAGGCGGGCACCAGCAGTTTGACGCTGTCGCCGCTTTCTTCCAGCACCTGCACCGGACTGGCCGCCTCCAGCTCGCCGGCGGCCTGAGTACGGGCTTCGTCCAGATACAGGGTGATGGCCCTGACGGTGTAATAGCTTTCACCTTCATTCGGGCTCAGCCCCTGGGCGCGCTGCTCCAGCTGATCCAGCGCCGGATCCTTGAAGGTCATCTGCTCGGGCAGGTGGTGGGCGATGCCCTTGTGACAGTCAATGCAGCTCTGGTTGCGCTCGGCGGCGGGCTTCATAAAGCGTTTGGCCTGGTCGGACATCACCTCCCAGTTCATGCTGTTGTAGTCGTGGCAGTTGCGGCATTCCAGCGAGCCGTTGGCGGAAAACCGCGCCCATTCGTGCTGGGCCAGTTCCAGGCGTTTTTCCAGAAACTTTTCACGGGTGTCGATGGTGCCGAAGATCTTGCCCCACACTTCCTTGCTGGCCTGCATCTTGCGGGCGATCTTGTCGGTCCAGTCGTGGGGCACATGGCAGTCGGGGCAGGTGGCGCGCACCCCCGAGCGGTTGGACCAGTGCACCGTGCCCTGCAGCTCCTGATAGGGGTTGTTCTGCATTTCGTGACAGCTGATGCAGAATTCTTCGGTATTGGTGGCTTCCAGGGCGGTATTGAAACCGCCCCAGAACACGATGCCGGCCACAAAGCTCACCAGGATCACGGCCCCCAGACTGAGGTGCACCGGCGGACGCTTCAGCGTTTTCCAGAGTTTGCAAATAAGATTTTTCATGGTGCTGCTCGCTTCACAAGATTGAATTCAGTAGGGCGGGTCAACCGTGTCCGGGGGGGCCGAACACCAGTTGCAGCATCCACACCGCAAAGCCGTAACCGCCGACACAGATAATGCTGAGCAGGGGAAAAAGCACCAGGGTCATAAAGAGCAGCGACAGCCACTCCCGCCCCTTGCCGGGTGCACTGTCGTAGGACTTGTTGTTCATGGTGGGTACCTTGTTATGCGCGGGGCCGTCCTGGAAAGGCTGCAACCGCCGCCGAAGCCTGATTTCAAGTTTAGTTACTTTCTGTAAAGGAACGTTGATCCCGGTCAAGGCCACCATGGCCGCCAACACGCACCGGTCAAGGCGTGAACAGCTCCGGCTGCTATTTTTTACTCAGGTGGCTGCACCAATTTGGGGCTCGAGCCCGGCTCGCTGTGCCAGCTTGGTGAATTGGATTCAATTGAAATTAAATTTAGGTGGTCAGGGTATGAACGCTTTTATTTAATCATTTGTTTAAAAACAATTTTTTTATTTTGGCCCGGTTAATGCAGTACTACTTATATTCTCAACGGTTCAAATGAATTTATGCACCAGTGCCATGCAAACGGCGTTAACGGTTACGGCCCTGAGCGGCAATGGCCGGCCCACCTTAGCCTGCAACTGGCCGAGGGACCGGAACGAACCCAGGTAAAGCGAATGGCCTTCAGCGGCCCGCTGCGCATTCAACGTCCGTTTTATCCGGAAGGAACGCCTTGCCATCTCTACCTGCTGCACCCGCCCGGCGGTCTGGTATCGGGAGATAGCCTGCGCATAGAGGTGCAGGCCGGTTCGGGCAGCCAAAGCCTGCTCACCACCCCGTCGGCGGGCAAGGTCTACCGGCGCGACAGCGCCGGCGTGGCCCAGGGCCAGCAGGTGCGCCTGCAACTGGATGAAAACGCCGAATGTGAATGGCTGCCTCAGGAAACCATTGTCTACCGTGGCGCCAGGGCCGCCCTGGATCTGCATATAGAGCTGGCCGAAGACGCCCGCTTTATCGGCTGGGAGCTGGTGTGCCTGGGCCGGCCCGCCGGCGAGCACTGGTTTGACGACGGCAGCCTTACCCAGCGGCTGCAACTGTGGCGGGGCGGGCGTCTGTTGTTTAACGAACGCTTGCAGCTCACAGCCGGGGATGCGCTGCACCGGGGCCGGGCCGGCCTCAACGGCGGCTGCGTGTTCGGCACCCTGCTGGCGGCGGGTCCCGGGCTGACCGATGAGCTGATTGCCGGCCTGCGTGAGACGCTGCCGGCCGGCTTTGCCGTGACCGAGCGCCTGGGCGTGCTGCTGGTGCGCTACCTGGGTAACGACATGAACGACTGCCGCACCGGCATGTGGGCGGCCTGGGAACAGCTTCGCCCCGTCGCGCTGGGGCGTGAGGCCAGTTTTCCCCGCATCTGGTTTACCTGAATTTTTGCAAGTGGAGTAACAACGAATGGAGCTCAGCCCGAGAGAAAAAGACAAGCTGCTGCTGTTTACCGCCGCCTTGCTGGCCGAGCGCCGGCTGGCCCGGGGCCTGCGCCTGAACTACCCCGAGGCGGTGGCCTACCTGTCGGCAGCGATCATGGAAGGCGCCCGCGACGGCCGCACCGTGGCCGAGCTGATGGGCGAAGGCCGCACTTGGCTGAGCCGGGAGCAGGTGATGGACGGCGTGCCCGAACTGGTGAAGGAAGTGCAGGTGGAAGCCACCTTTCCCGACGGCACCAAGCTGGTGACATTGCATGATCCGATTCAGTAAGGAGACACCATGATTCCGGGAGAACTGCAACTGGCCGCCGGCGACATTGAGCTGAGTGCCGGACGCGAGCGGCGCACCCTTACCGTGGCCAATACCGGTGACCGGCCCATTCAGGTGGGCTCTCATTACCATTTTGCCGAGGTCAATCCGGCGCTGGAGTTTCTGCGGGAGCGGGCCCGGGGCTTTCGCCTCGACATTGCCGCCGGCACCGCCGTGCGCTTTGAGCCGGGCCAGCACCGCACCGTGACCCTGGTGGCCATGGGTGGCAAACGCCATGTGTATGGGTTTCGTGGCGACGTGATGGGCCCGCTGGAAGGAGAGCAGCCATGAGCAAAATCAGCCGCCAGGCCTATGCCGACATGTTTGGCCCCACTACCGGCGACCGGGTGCGGCTGGCCGACACCGAGCTGTGGATAGCCGTGGAACAGGATCTCACCCGCTACGGGGAAGAGGTCAAGTTCGGCGGTGGCAAGGTGATCCGCGACGGCATGGGCCAGAGTCAGGCGGTGCGCGCCGACAGCGTGGACACCGTGATCACCAATGCCCTGATTGTGGATCACTGGGGCATCGTCAAGGCCGACGTGGCGCTGAAGGACGGCCGCATTCACGCCATCGGCAAGGCCGGCAACCCGGACATTCAGGACGGCGTTACCATTAATGTGGGGCCGGGTACCGAGGTGATTGCCGGTGAAGGCCATATTCTTACCGCCGGCGGGGTGGATACCCATATTCACTACATCTGCCCCCAGCAGGTGGACGAGGCCCTGTGCTCGGGCATGACCACCATGATCGGCGGCGGCACCGGTCCGGCTACCGGCTCCAAGGCCACCACCTGTACCCCGGGAGCCTGGCACATTGCCCGCATGCTGCAGGCCACCGACGGCCTGCCGATGAACTTCGGCTTTCTCGGCAAGGGCTGTGCCAGTGAGCCCGACGCCCTGCGCGAGCAGCTGGAAGCCGGTGCCATGGGACTCAAGATCCACGAAGACT
The Oceanimonas pelagia genome window above contains:
- the prpC gene encoding bifunctional 2-methylcitrate synthase/citrate synthase; this translates as MTNAEGLRGQIAGQTALCTVDKTGSGLSYRGYDIEALAAHAEFEEVAFLLLKGSLPNGGELAAFKTRLRANRGLPAALRTVLEQIPASAHPMDVLRTGCSMLGNLETERAFSEQQQAAERLLALLPSMLCYWYRHAHDGERIDTALDDDSLGGHFLHMLRGRTPSTLDVQVMHCSLVLYAEHEFNASTFAARVCASTLTDLHSAVTAAIGTLRGPLHGGANEAAMAMLAQWSSPDEAEAALLEMLARKEKVMGFGHAVYTRKDPRNAIIRSWAKKLGEAVGDRVLYPVSERVEQVMWREKKLFANADFYHASAYHFMGIPTGLFTPLFVLSRVTGWSAHIMEQRAHNRIIRPGADYVGPARRAWVPIDKR
- a CDS encoding bifunctional 2-methylcitrate dehydratase/aconitate hydratase, which encodes MHSTVNSNRRTAPDALLVHIADYVAGSLCGSPEARRTARHCLMDTLGCGLLALRFPECTKLLGPPVPGMHVRHGARVPGTSHELDPVTAAFNIGCLVRWLDFNDTWLAAEWGHPSDNLGAILATADYLSRVAVAEGRAPLTMGEVLTAMIKAHEIQGVLALNNSFNRVGLDHVLLVRVASTAVVTRLLGGGHGQIVDALSQAWADGAALRVYRHGPNTGSRKSWAAGDATARAVRLAMLTLQGEAGMPSVLSAPQWGFQEVLFAGRPVTLSQPLGSHVMENVLFKLSYPAEFHAQTAVECAVQLHPQVADRIEEIDRIELATQEPAMRIIAKTGPLANPADRDHCLQYMVAVALLYGTLTAEHYEDAFHQGDARIDVLRNKMRVAEEPRYSADYLQPDKRSIANAIQVFFKDGSHTGRVEVEYPLGHRRRRHDGIPVLEQKFLHHLHTRFPRAQSRRIIDLCQDQTRLEATTVNAFMDLWVIN
- a CDS encoding cytosine permease, translated to MAVHEMNNPELMPSTDKDRDINIWDFTMLWAGMTINMGAFTMGAQLYPGLSPWTIIGAILAAYAIVTSILILAGDIGIRYGIPFTVYIRGCFGYKGAKIPAAFRAIPACFWFGFQTWVAAVAIGKVLEMWVGYSNTTILILIFGVLQVVNAIYGMKAMAKFDWVAIPALTILIGLVTFWLLQTNNATIGDVLAAPSLDNGSFLFAVMAIAGIWITMGLNSPDLTRKLERSRDHSSKNFFVRNRKPFIAQLAGLIIIGSGILMVGMIGGILTGTWDPIEIVLNSMSSPVVLILSMLTIAFAQWSTNTVANLMPSALILMNVFPRMSFAKGVSISGVIGLLMMPWLFADNLLWFSVVTSGLLGPVAGIMLADFYLLRRGRIRVEDFYDPKGPFVYQNNYNLRAFLVYGVSFVCSLIFVDMAFFVGLVISVVGYTLLMKPLAKPAELPEVAAES
- the torD gene encoding molecular chaperone TorD, with product MTQATQAGTALPFYSSEHWQRQALLCQWLATLMSKELDDASLAAYRAGEAAPLLDWLREDGLTEEAGALQAAITGLGLFEHPRLELAADFATLFLSDARHGAAPYASCYVTERGGFMAGPARRMADRLADAGVTLPADFREPADHLAVMLDYLAGGYRQLAELDAPAQARVLAGLAQFLEKELCNWLSAFSQRCRQQATASPFYPALAQLVTAFCRQRLLEAGTH
- the torA gene encoding trimethylamine-N-oxide reductase TorA, translating into MAISRRRFLQGLAAGSAAALIGPGLLVRTARAAVTAEGSWKMAGSHWGAFKALVKGGVVTEVRPFELDQHPTDMLNGIKGLIYNPSRIRYPMVRLDWLKNRHNSDTTRRGDNRFVRLTWDEALDLFYEELERIQTQYGPWALYAGATGWRQTGQFHSCGSHMQRAVNLHGNFVNKVGDYSTGAGQVIMPYVLGSTEVYDQGTSWPLILENTNTLVLWANDPFKNLQVGWNCETHQSYGYLAQLKEKVASGDMRVICVDPVRSKTQRYLECEHQYIHPQTDVAFMLALAHTLYSEKLHDEKFLGTYTLGFEPFMDYVLGKTEDQVEKTPEWAAAICGIEADAIRDFARLLAAGRTQLMFGWAIQRQQHGEQPYWAGAVLAAMLGQIGLPGGGISYAHHYSSIGVPGTSASAPGGFPRNLDPGKKPVHDNEDFQGASRIIPVARWIDCLLEPGGKIQYNGGEVIFPDVKMCVFSGCNPWHHHQDHNRMKQAFRKLETVVTIDYSWNATCRFSDLVLPACTQFERNDIDIYGSYVKRGLLAMHKLVDPLFHSRSDFDIFTDLCRRFGRHEEYTQGKDERQWLMQLYNECKEANKDSYPMPEFDEFWEAGYVDFGEGENWVRHADFREDPEVNAVGTPSGFIEISSRKIGSYGYDDCKSHPMWMEKAERSHGGPGSDKFPLWLQSVHPDQRLHSQLCESDDYRATYTVQGREPIYINPEDAAARGIADGDLVRVFNGRGQLLAGARVSDHFPPGVVRIHEGAWYGPVDASIGALDTYGDPNTLTLDVGTSKLAQAPSANTCLVDIEKFTGEAPAVTSFGGPQLVEVS
- the torC gene encoding pentaheme c-type cytochrome TorC, which gives rise to MKNLICKLWKTLKRPPVHLSLGAVILVSFVAGIVFWGGFNTALEATNTEEFCISCHEMQNNPYQELQGTVHWSNRSGVRATCPDCHVPHDWTDKIARKMQASKEVWGKIFGTIDTREKFLEKRLELAQHEWARFSANGSLECRNCHDYNSMNWEVMSDQAKRFMKPAAERNQSCIDCHKGIAHHLPEQMTFKDPALDQLEQRAQGLSPNEGESYYTVRAITLYLDEARTQAAGELEAASPVQVLEESGDSVKLLVPAWRKTRGFGRVLYEDFGMNITSLVLEKDMAQDEALVKVLDDAKVDSMTGLPWEPVEVALWAEQGALLPEAEDIWSYARDTYRTACSVCHSQPAEAHFDANTWPGMFAGMVGFTNMDAATQALVLKYLQKHSSDFADGAH
- a CDS encoding periplasmic nitrate reductase, NapE protein, with the protein product MNNKSYDSAPGKGREWLSLLFMTLVLFPLLSIICVGGYGFAVWMLQLVFGPPGHG
- a CDS encoding urease accessory protein UreD, which encodes MAFSGPLRIQRPFYPEGTPCHLYLLHPPGGLVSGDSLRIEVQAGSGSQSLLTTPSAGKVYRRDSAGVAQGQQVRLQLDENAECEWLPQETIVYRGARAALDLHIELAEDARFIGWELVCLGRPAGEHWFDDGSLTQRLQLWRGGRLLFNERLQLTAGDALHRGRAGLNGGCVFGTLLAAGPGLTDELIAGLRETLPAGFAVTERLGVLLVRYLGNDMNDCRTGMWAAWEQLRPVALGREASFPRIWFT
- a CDS encoding urease subunit gamma, whose protein sequence is MELSPREKDKLLLFTAALLAERRLARGLRLNYPEAVAYLSAAIMEGARDGRTVAELMGEGRTWLSREQVMDGVPELVKEVQVEATFPDGTKLVTLHDPIQ
- a CDS encoding urease subunit beta; this translates as MIPGELQLAAGDIELSAGRERRTLTVANTGDRPIQVGSHYHFAEVNPALEFLRERARGFRLDIAAGTAVRFEPGQHRTVTLVAMGGKRHVYGFRGDVMGPLEGEQP